The Natator depressus isolate rNatDep1 chromosome 19, rNatDep2.hap1, whole genome shotgun sequence DNA segment CCGCATCCAGCCatccagacgttttaatccggccttctagctcttgccaggcagtgggatccagaccctgcacccctgaccctctcccgcaccccaacccccttttcccagccctcatccccctcccaccctctgaacccctccatCCTAGCCCAGAGCAACCTCCTGCAtgcccaacccctcatcccccgccccagcccagagcccgcaccccacgctggagccctctcccctcccccgcaaccccctgccccagcccagaatcccctcccacagcctgaactcctcatttctagccccaccccagagcccacgcccccagccagagccctcaccccctcccacaccccaacccccaatttcgtgagcattcatggcccaccatacaatttccatacccagatgtggccctcgggccagaaagtttccccacccctgctctaggattTCTAAGCCACAGAGAAAATATTCTTTATTCTTACTCTGTATAGAGTTTAACTATTAAAACAAATAAGCCATTTAACGATGTGCTAATAGATTTACCATAGCAGTTTGCAAGCTAAATACAACATAGTGGTTTATAGTATGCAGCACAAGAGGCATATTTACATATACTACTGCAGGTAAGTTTATGTGCATGACCGAGGTCAATTATTAACCGCCCAAGTGCGCTTTGTTAAGTTTCAAATGTTGTTCTCTCGTGTTTGTCAGGAGTTGGGAGGCCGATGTTATAATCATATTAATATGCTGCACCCAAGGGGGCAAATTCAGCACTGGTGTAAAGTAGGTGCAAGTCTTTATGACAAGCTCTTAGCCACATGTACTGACTGGTGcttgtgttcatagaatcatagaatatcagggttggaagggacctcaggaggtcatctagcgcaaccccctgctcaaagcaagactgATCCCCAatagcaggaccgatccccaatatTTATTTTGCCTGTGTTATTTTGCCTGTGTCCAGTTGACATGTTCTGCAAAAGATACTTATGGAATGTCTTATTTCCTAGGAACAAATATCTTGCCTGCctagagtagaaaacatcttcaGCACATACTGCATTTCTGGACAAAACAATACAGCACCTTCTTAAAACAGCTTCTCAATAATTCCAGGCAAAGGGCTTAATTCTTCTTTGGTGCGGTCCTGGTAAAGTCAGTGAAATTACACAAGGGATAAATGTGCCTCCTTAGTTGGATGAGAAATAAACCACACTCATACATTTCCTTTGGAACCATACTTGGCTGTAAATGTTCCTGGAATACAATCAAACTCCTAAACACTGAGGCTCTCAGACTGCCCAGTTCCTCAAAGCTACTTAGGcaccaattgatttcagtggaagtcagGAGTCTGAATACCTTTGAGTATCTAGGCATAAGACCCACTGAGGGCTCCATCCTGCACAAGGTGCTCAACTTCCACTGAGTTTAACAGGAGTGGGGGGCTCTCACCACTGCTGCGGTGTGCTCGATGCCTTAGCATATTGAACCACAACTGCATATAAAATGTTGCAgtcccagcagcagagtggccaCAGACCACCCTTGTGCTACAGCCACGTGGGTCAAAGCACATTTTACTTGGGCCAGAACTTAATTTTAGAGTAGGGAGGAAAGAGGTCATTGACTACAAGATAAGTGGGTCAAGGAGATCACTGGTTGACACAGTTGTGGACTAAGTCTGGTAAACTGGGAGGGTTGCCCTAAAATAGTGGGGACTGCTTCTGTtgtttatccatccatccatggtGTCTGTAGcacacccatcactgtagtatctatgAATGCCTGCTATGCTATCATTGTAGTATTCGTATGGTAGAGTTGGTCCAGTCTTCCTTTGGTTGGGTTTATCTGATCTTTAGAAGGTAGGAACCAtcagcccagatttttaaaggtacttaggcagccaattaggtgcctaaataccactACAAATCTGGGCCCATGTCTTTTACTCACTAAGTAAAGTCCCAGGCACAAGGAGGGTGCGATCTGCAAATGTTTCATAATACCATTACAGCCAAATGACTTCATTTCCCAGGCAAGGCATTCAGTCACAAATCCTCCCAGGAGCTACAGAGAAAAGCAGCTTTAGATTTTCTTCCTTTTCAAAGAAACAATCCAAAATCTGTCATATGTTTCCTGTGTCAAAGCTCAGGCTTTCAGCAGATTCATGTGTGTGTTGTACACAATGTCACCACAGATGGTTTCTATCGGTAAGGATTTCAGAGTGCTGTCTACTTCTGGGGTCGGGGAGCTCTCTGAGGCGATCATCTTCTTTCTGAACCGCGAGCTGGTTTTCCTCAAAGAGGAGCGCAGCTCCTTGCTTCGGAGGGCGTACACAATGGGATTCACCATGGAGTTCACCAGGCAGAGGGTGCTGCAGAAGGCGAACACCTTTCTGATGTGATCATTCAGGCTGACAAAGAGGCTGTACATCATGAGAGCCAGCACTGGGGACCAGCATGTCATGACAACTGCCAGGACCATCACTAATGTTTTGGCGAGCGTGACGTCCATCCTCATCTTTGCATTCCGCTTCCCAGCCTGGCTTTGGCGTTTCTCCATGTACACTGTGTGCTTATGAGCCTTCCACAGCACCCGGACGTAGGTGTACACTATACACAGCAGCAGAATCATTACCAGGCAGATCCAGCTTGACAGATACTTGCTATCAACAAAGGGAAACAGCTCAGAGCAGGCTGAGTTTAGCCTGCAACAGTTCCACCCCATTAGAGGCAGGAAGGCAGTGATTATGGTAGCTATCCACATCACAGCCATAGCCACCACAGCCCTTTTCCTCGTCACGATGACCTTGTATTCCGATGGCCGATAGATACAGACATAGCGGTCAAATGCCATCAGCAGCAAGCTGCCCAAGGATGCTGTGAAGGACGTGTTGACCCCTCCGAGCTTCAGCAAGAAGATCTCTTTAGAGGAGTCAGTTCTGTTGAAGACATGGAAATCAAGAAAGCTGCAGACAAATACAATGCTGGCCAGGACATCTGCTAGGGCCAGGCTGCTGATGAAGAGGTAGGAAGGCTTTTTCCTGATCTTAGGGGAAGCAAATATCAGATACAACACCAAAGAGTTTTCCAAAATGCACAGAATCCCACAAATGGAGCACAGTAGAGCTATGCTTGTTTTCTGAGCGAAGCTATTAAGGACCATGTAACATTCCATGGGCATGGTATTCATGCTGCAACTGGACACTTTTGCAGTTTCATCCACCTGACATCTCCCCATCATGATTATCCAGGCTCAAAAAGCTTTCCAAAGAGCTGGGGTTTCCTTGGTGAGCCTTCAGATGCTGCTCTGAAAAAAAGATGTAGAGGAGAAAAACTTATATTTGTACCCAGCACAAACAACAACAGACACAGCTAAAGGGACACGAAACAGTCAGAgaataccccccacccccaatgcaaAGGATTTGAGACCATACAAAGGAGAAAAGAGACCAGTGAGAAATATTTCTAGGTTCTCTGTCCAAAGAATTGTGTAACACTGGATGGCCAAGGGTAGTGGCAGTGGGGCAGACATAGGGGATGGCATATCTAAGCTGTCAGTTCAAATCCTGCTGCTCTTACTAAGGTGAGtacttccactgactttactgggaTGACCCATGAGATTAGAATGAGCCAGATTTGATCCCAAGTCACTAGAGATCCAGAGCTGTTACCCTCTGATGGTCTCTGTGAAAAGAGTAGGTGATTTCAGTCTGCTCTTGCCACTAAGATATCTTTGCTGTTAGTCTCAGCAGAAATGCCTTGGATTCTATTGTAGTCACCACGAGGGGGCAGTAATAACAAAGCTTCCTATTTGACAGGTCACTGTACATATTATActgtaggccagtggttctcaacttttccagactactgtacccctgaagcctgagccctgctgcccagggctgaagcatgtaacttagctttgcagggccccctgtggcatggggccccaggcagttgccctgcttgccaccccccaACGCCAGCActgcacttgcaacccccccTAAATCCATCCCGCAACCCCCCTGAGGTcacaacccccaggttgagacactctgatctagatgagttgacataccccctggaagacgtctgcatacccc contains these protein-coding regions:
- the CNR2 gene encoding cannabinoid receptor 2, which gives rise to MMGRCQVDETAKVSSCSMNTMPMECYMVLNSFAQKTSIALLCSICGILCILENSLVLYLIFASPKIRKKPSYLFISSLALADVLASIVFVCSFLDFHVFNRTDSSKEIFLLKLGGVNTSFTASLGSLLLMAFDRYVCIYRPSEYKVIVTRKRAVVAMAVMWIATIITAFLPLMGWNCCRLNSACSELFPFVDSKYLSSWICLVMILLLCIVYTYVRVLWKAHKHTVYMEKRQSQAGKRNAKMRMDVTLAKTLVMVLAVVMTCWSPVLALMMYSLFVSLNDHIRKVFAFCSTLCLVNSMVNPIVYALRSKELRSSLRKTSSRFRKKMIASESSPTPEVDSTLKSLPIETICGDIVYNTHMNLLKA